In Strigops habroptila isolate Jane chromosome 14, bStrHab1.2.pri, whole genome shotgun sequence, one genomic interval encodes:
- the BPTF gene encoding nucleosome-remodeling factor subunit BPTF isoform X7 yields MRGRRGRPPKQQPAAATAQASSPAPPAPAGPIGGLRSRQRGSSRGRWATSAQAETAGPKQKGAAAAQASSPATASPRGGSKRKGGSGSSSTPGGGGSSGKGRGRAGAGGAGGGGGGGSCNSQGRAASSRRSISKVVYDDHESEEEEESMVSEEEEEADPEDNQDSEEEEEEEIMEEEDDDDSDYPEEMEDEDDASYCTESSFRSHSTYSSTPGRRRQRVHRPRSPILEEKDIPPLEFPKSSEDLMVPSEHIMNVIAIYEVLRNFGTVLRLSPFRFEDFCAALVSQEQCTLMAEMHIVLLKAVLREEDTSNTTFGPADLKDSVNSTLYFIDGMTWPEVLRVYCESDKEYHHVLPFQETEDYPYGPVENKIKVLQFLVDQFLTTNIAREELMSEGVIQYDDHCRVCHKLGDLLCCETCSAVYHLECVKPPLEEVPEDEWQCEVCVAHKVPGVTDCVAEIQKNKPYIRHEPIGYDRHRRKYWFLNRRIIIEEDSESEKDKKIWYFSTKIQLAELIECLDKDYWEADLCKTLEEMREEIHRHMDVTEDLTNKARGNNKSFLSAANDEILDTIRARKGEIVEDKTTADDEAEKAKSDVDNDQTDAERSREESGDQDKTEETLTEQDAEKVKTEEATVVGDKSNSVTSSTDDNNTNPSAGETSCSEGKNAMGCQSETLESNNVAEKKVASELPQELSEETGQMIPSNSSSVSAAPLPSDVENSNGSELGSGQNDSIRTPDDAENAERGSQTSEDIGEKSNGERSDSPGAGKGAPGSTRMLTRSRNPDSKLSQMKSQQVAAAAHEANKLHKEGREVLVVNSQGEISRMNTKKEVVMKGNINNYFKLGQEGKYRVYHNQYATNSFALNKHQHREDHDKRRHLSHKFCLTPAGEFKWNGSVHGSKVLTISTLRLTIIQLENNIPASFLHPNWASHRSNWIKAVQMCSKPREFALALAILECAIKPVVMLPIWRESLGHTRLRRMTAIEREEKEKVKKKERKQEEEETMQQATWVKYTFPVKHQVWKQKGEEYRVTGYGGWSWISKTHVHRFLPKLPGNTNANYRKLLPTKSEDEKCNLDKRKGPIKVKPEKDRTKDSHELQAKDKADVSETSEKVQVKEEKSRQEKVEVDTISENLDGARDKVEKEIDGENDKVIKEEPMDVDDVKIESPIKDEDSHCKLDIINVSEGFHLRTCYKRKVKSSKLDGLLERRIKQFTLEEKQRLERMKLEASAKAGGIRSVSPPKNIDELQMRKVKEGSQFDMSSQNQTYISDKTQTEDAEQDCLPISSISCSKTGELDEPSLPLTNRLSKREGQLLDEDSRQSSEGESSIQNDSKENNPEPMTADKCQGQEALGGSESSFVDGLKQKNAEGRIKWDVSETSKKPLKQNLPISRVSQRERENMEPVVTESSCRKDALATLEKTDSEGNSEHQSKDQENNCMLKSHIEPMSSQESEMEEEIASVKSESKSENKVVLHQKSVSKDLEPFKTELISERSLESQTLEHMDGVEADEDLLSSKLTEANGQKKMETRTITKYLDQTNLNSVTDKRNNKDEETETEKEKSAFQMNGKDSDVKALPNDDCSVKDTCETKAGGDAEPKVNNINKSIQEHEIKPLTFKESSVKPFMNGDIMVEDTKDKNNVDSKSRLQSSPELESGESLQPPDEVPKYVQKTEEKRLSPERSAFGTACKENNLNSETESMETEAVEEKKVTPSPVTSCEESSLSSHFADQNGVQTYKMENINGESKIKTVITEVTTTTSTVSTESKTVYKVAETVASNDEKTTVVSSTENCAISTVTTTTTVTKLTTPATDSNVDVVSVQEHSKTVVTTTVTDSLTTPEGTLVTSMTVSKEYSTKDKVKLMKFARPKKTRSGTALPSYRKFVTKSSKKSIFVLPNDDLKKLARKGGIREVPYFNYNAKPALDIWPYPSPRPTFGITWRYRLQTVKSLAGVSLMLRLLWACLKWDDMAAKAPPGGGTTRTETSETEITTTEIIKRRDVGPYGIRSEYCIRKIICPIGVPEAPKETPTPQRKGLRSSALRPKRPETPKQTGPVIIESWVAEEELELWEIRAFAERVEKEKAQAVEQQAKVSEQKKAEEFKAQLEAQLKHQRLAAQQKRLEQQKQIPTVGVSPAVTTSSSTATTVSTPQKVVVGPLTGPVPTGTKVVLTTKVGSPATVTFQQNKNFHQTFATWVKQGQSSTATSTAATSATTIASTGQTFQISGSPVTMAGKVITKLPLPANSKIVAVNVPSTQGGVVQVQQKVLGIIPSTTGASQTFTSFQPRTATVTIRPNTTGTLGTTSTSQVVQGTPLRPGMTVIRTPLQQSTLGKTIIRTPVVVQQGILPASQTQQVVTQIIRGQPVSTAVSSTSTASSSAGQKTVTSSGTPPQQTQPQTTPQPTRPQQGQVKLTMAQLTQLTQGQGGSQGLTVVIQGQGQTTGQLQLIPQGVTVIPGPGQQLMQAAMPNGTIQRFLFTPLPAAATTASTTTTTVSTSTSATGEQKQAPQAQPTSALPPAQLQPQSQQQGQPQVQNQSTQPVLPAQPQAPQPALQPEAQSQPEAQTAASADSPVTPEAQSSKSPVQSPAQTQAQGQSPVQVQSQPQTAILPQGQSQVQPQQPAQVQTTTQQQIQMQPHAPIQIQAQLQQSQPQVQTSVSTLPTTQSLNQVPVQSPTRPQLQLQQPPTKLITVPQLQQQVQVLSQLQSHVVAQIQAQQGSVPQQIKLQLPIQIQQTSPVQAHQIQNVVTVQAASVQEQLQRVQQLREQQQKKKQQQIEFKREHTLQASNQSDIIQKQVVMKQNAVIEHLKQKKTLTPAEREENQRMIVCNQVMKYILDKIDKEEKQAAKKRKREESVEQKRSKQNATKLSALLFKHKEQLKAEILKKRALLDKELQIEVQEELKRDLSKIKKEKEKAQAAAAAAAAAAAAAAAAAAAPPPPPPPLPPPPPQQHAASVTSSSSTTVPMPVSSQKRKREEEKDSSASKSKKKKMISTTSKETKKDTKLYCICKTPYDESKFYIGCDRCQNWYHGRCVGILQSEADLIDEYVCPQCQSTEDAMTVLSPLTDKDYEGLRRVLRSLQAHKMAWPFLEPVDPNDAPDYYGVIKEPMDLATMEERILKRYYKKVTEFVADMTKIFDNCRYYNPSDSPFYQCAEVLESFFVQKLKGFKASRSHNNKLQSTAS; encoded by the exons GTAGGAGAAGACAAAGAGTGCATCGTCCTCGTTCTCCaatattggaagaaaaagatatcCCACCCTTGGAGTTTCCTAAATCCTCAGAGGACTTAATGGTGCCTAGTGAGCATATAATGAATGTTATTGCCATCTATGAGGTACTAAGGAACTTTGGCACTGTTTTACGCCTCTCTCCTTTTCGTTTTGAGGacttctgtgctgctctggtaAGTCAAGAGCAGTGCACACTTATGGCAGAGATGCATAtagtgcttttaaaagcagttttacgTGAAGAAGACACTTCAAATACTACCTTTGGACCTGCTGACCTCAAAGATAGCGTTAATTCCACTTTGTATTTCATAGATGGAATGACGTGGCCAGAGGTTCTGCGGGTATATTGTGAGAGTGACAAGGAATACCATCATGTTCTTCCTTTCCAAGAGACAGAGGACTATCCTTATGGACCAgtagagaataaaatcaaagttCTGCAGTTCTTAGTGGATCAGTTTCTTACAACAAACATTGCACGTGAAGAGTTAATGTCAGAAGGTGTTATTCAGTATGATGATCATTGTAGGGTTTGTCACAAACTTGGGgatttgctttgctgtgaaaCTTGTTCAGCTGTGTACCATTTGGAGTGTGTGAAACCACCTCTTGAAGAGGTACCAGAAGATGAATGGCAGTGTGAGGTCTGCGTAGCACATAAGGTGCCTGGAGTAACTGACTGTGTTGCTGAAatccaaaaaaataaaccatacaTTCGACATGAACCTATTGGATATGACAGGCATAGACGAAAATACTGGTTCCTGAACAGAAGAATCATTAT AGAGGAAGATTCAGAAAGTGAGAAGGATAAGAAAATCTGGTACTTTAGCACAAAGATCCAGCTGGCAGAGCTAATCGAATGCCTAGACAAAGACTACTGGGAAGCTGACCTATGCAAAACTCTGGAAGAAATGCGTGAGGAAATTCATCGGCACATGGATGTGACAGAAGACCTCACTAATAAAGCAAGGGGCAACAACaagtctttcctttctgcagcaaatg ATGAAATTTTGGACACTATCAGagcaagaaaaggagaaatagtgGAAGATAAAACCACAGCAGAtgatgaagcagaaaaggccaAAAGTGATGTTGATAATGACCAGACAGATGCTgagagaagcagggaagaatCTGGAGACCAAGATAAAACTGAGGAAACACTCACTGAGCAAGAtgcagaaaaagtgaaaacagaag AGGCAACAGTCGTTGGGGATAAAAGTAACTCTGTGACATCAAGCACTGATGACAACAACACAAATCCTTCTGCAGGAGAGACTAGTTGCTCTGAGGGGAAGAACGCAATGGGGTGTCAGTCAGAAACCCTTGAGAGCAACAACGTGGCAGAGAAGAAGGTGGCATCAGAGCTCCCTCAGGAACTCTCAG AAGAAACTGGTCAGATGATCCCTAGCAACAGTAGCAGTGTATCTGCTGCACCTCTACCGTCAGATGTTGAAAACAGCAACGGCAGTGAGCTGGGCTCTGGGCAGAACGACTCCATTAGGACTCCTGATGATGCTGAGAATGCAGAGAGGGGATCCCAGACTTCGGAGGACAtag GAGAGAAGTCTAACGGTGAAAGAAGTGATTCTCCAGGCGCAGGAAAAGGCGCGCCAGGTTCGACGCGAATGCTTACGAGATCACGAAATCCAGATAGCAAGTTGAGCCAGATGAAAAGCCAGCAGGTTGCTGCCGCAGCACATGAAGCAAATAAGTTGCATAAAGAAGGCAGAGAG GTTCTGGTGGTCAACTCTCAAGGTGAAATCTCCCGAATGAACACAAAGAAGGAAGTTGTGATGAAAGGAAATATCaacaattatttcaaattagGGCAAGAGGGGAAGTATCGTGTTTATCATAATCAGTATGCCACTAATTCATTCGCATTGAACAAGCACCAGCACAGGGAGGACCATGACAAGAGACGACATCTCTCGCATAAATTCTGTCTGACTCCTGCTGGAGAGTTCAAATGGAATGGGTCTGTACATGGGTCCAAAGTTCTTACCATTTCCACTTTGAGGCTAACTATCATTCAGCTAGAAAACAACATCCCGGCATCATTCCTTCACCCTAACTGGGCTTCCCACAG GTCTAACTGGATTAAGGCTGTTCAGATGTGCAGCAAACCTAGAGAATTTGCACTAGCGCTGGCTATATTGGAGTGTGCAATTAAACCGGTTGTCATGCTGCCAATCTGGCGGGAGTCGTTGGGGCACActag ATTACGCAGAATGACAGCaatagaaagagaagaaaaggagaaagtgaaaaaaaaagagagaaaacaagaagaagaagaaacaatgcAGCAAGCTACGTGGGTGAAATATACATTTCCTGTCAAGCATCAG GTTTGGAAGCAAAAAGGAGAGGAATACAGAGTAACAGGTTAtggtggctggagctggattAGTAAAACACATGTCCACAGATTTCTACCCAAACTGCCTGGAAATACTAATGCAAACTACAGAAAGTTGCTACCAA CAAAGAGCGAAGACGAAAAATGCAACTTGGATAAACGAAAAGGTCCAATTAaggtaaaaccagaaaaagacaGAACAAAGGATTCTCATGAGCTGCAAGCAAAAGACAAAGCAGATGTTTCAGAAACCTCAGAGAAAGTgcaagtgaaagaagaaaagtcacGTCAAGAAAAAGTAGAAGTTGATACAATTTCTGAAAACCTAGATGGTGCAAGAGACAAAG tggaaaaagaaatcgATGGTGAAAATGATAAAGTCATCAAGGAAGAACCTATGGATGTAGATGATGTGAAAATTGAATCCCCCATAAAAGATGAGGACAGTCATTGTAAGCTGGATATAATCAATGTCAGTGAGGGATTTCATTTAAGGACTTGCTacaaaaggaaagtaaaatcaTCAAAATTAGATGGACTACTTGAGAGGCGAATAAAACAGTTtacactggaagaaaaacaacGACTAGAAAGGATGAAACTGGAGGCTAGTGCTAAAGCTGGAGGCATTCGATCTGTAAGCCCCCCAAAAAACATAGATGAGCTACaaatgagaaaagtaaaagaaggaAGCCAGTTTGACATGTCTTCCCAAAATCAAACCTATATTTCAGATAAGACCCAAACTGAAGATGCAGAACAGGACTGCTTGCCAATCAGCAGCATCTCTTGTTCCAAAACCGGTGAGCTGGATGAACCCTCTTTGCCTTTGACAAACAGGCTATCAAAAAGAGAAGGCCAGCTACTGGATGAAGACTCACGTCAATCCTCTGAAGGTGAAAGCTCCATTCAGAATGATAGTAAAGAAAACAACCCTGAACCTATGACTGCTGATAAGTGTCAAGGACAAGAGGCTCTTGGAGGGTCTGAGAGTTCCTTTGTGGATggcttgaaacaaaaaaatgcagaaggtaGAATCAAATGGGATGTTTCAGAAACCAGCAAAAAacctttgaaacaaaacctaCCTATTTCCAGAGTGTCTCAGCGTGAACGTGAAAACATGGAGCCGGTGGTAACTGAAAGCAGCTGTAGAAAAGATGCTCTGGCCACCCTTGAAAAAACAGATTCAGAAGGAAATTCTGAACATCAGAGCAAAGATCAAGAAAACAATTGTATGCTAAAAAGCCATATTGAACCAATGTCCTCTCAAGAAAgtgaaatggaggaagaaattGCTTCAGTAAAGAGTGAAAGTAAATCTGAAAACAAGGTCGTGTTGCACCAAAAATCAGTTAGTAAAGATCTAGAACCATTTAAAACAGAGctaatttctgaaagaagccTTGAaagtcaaacactggaacacaTGGATGGGGTAGAAGCTGATGAGGATTTACTGAGCTCTAAACTAACTGAGGCTAATGgtcaaaagaaaatggagacaaGGACCATAACCAAATATCTCGATCAGACAAATCTGAATAGTGTTACTGACAAAAGGAATAATAAAGATGAAGAaactgagacagaaaaagaaaaatcagcatttcaaaTGAATGGAAAAGACAGTGATGTTAAAGCATTACCAAATGATGACTGCTCAGTTAAAGATACTTGTGAAACAAAGGCAGGGGGTGATGCCGAACCAAAagttaataatattaataaatccattcaagaacatgaaataaaaccattgACTTTTAAGGAATCTTCAGTAAAACCATTCATGAATGGTGACATCATGGTAGAGGAcacaaaggacaaaaataatgTGGACTCTAAGTCACGGCTGCAGAGTTCACCTGAGCTGGAATCTGGAGAGAGTCTTCAGCCACCAGATGAAGTTCCCAAGTATGtgcagaaaactgaagaaaaacgTCTTTCTCCGGAGAGATCTGCTTTTGGCACTGCctgtaaagaaaataacctGAATAGTGAAACAGAATCCATGGAAACTGAAGCAGTCGAGGAGAAGAAAGTTACTCCATCGCCTGTAACCTCGTGTGAGGAATCTAGCTTGAGTAGTCACTTTGCTGATCAGAATGGTGTACAGACGTATAAAATGGAGAATATTAAtggagaaagtaaaataaaaactgttattACTGAAGTGACAACCACAACATCGACTGTGTCTACAGAATCCAAAACTGTGTATAAAGTTGCAGAGACTGTAGCTTCGAATGATGAGAAAACAACAGTAGTGTCATCTACAGAAAACTGTGCCATATCCACTGTAACTACCACCACTACTGTGACTAAGCTCACCACTCCAGCTACAGACAGTAACGTTGATGTCGTTTCTGTGCAAGAGCATAGTAAAACGGTGGTTACAACAACAGTAACTGATTCACTGACCACCCCAGAAGGCACATTGGTGACTTCCATGACTGTCAGCAAAGAATATTCCACAAAAGACAAAGTGAAGTTAATGAAATTTGCAAGACCCAAAAAAACCCGTTCTGGAACTGCCTTACCATCTTATAGAAAATTTGTTaccaaaagcagtaaaaaaagcatctttgttTTACCCAATGATGACTTGAAAAAGCTGGCCAGGAAAGGAGGGATCAGAGAAGTTCCCTATTTCAATTACAATGCAAAGCCTGCTTTGGATATCTGGCCATATCCATCCCCAAGGCCAACTTTTGGGATCACTTGGAG GTACCGACTTCAAACAGTGAAATCACTGGCTGGAGTGAGCCTCATGCTACGGTTGTTGTGGGCATGTCTCAAATGGGATGATATGGCAGCAAAAGCTCCACCTGGGGGAGGAACTACACGTACAg AAACATCTGAAACTGAAATtacaacaacagaaataatcaAGCGAAGAGATGTTGGTCCGTATGGAATCCGGTCAGAGTACTGtataagaaaaattatttgtccCATTGGTGTGCCAGAGGCTCCAAAAG AAACTCCAACACCCCAGAGGAAGGGACTGCGATCAAGTGCACTAAGGCCAAAAAGGCCAGAAACACCCAAGCAAACGGGCCCTGTTATAATCGAAAGTTGGGTAGCAGAGGAGGAATTGGAACTGTGGGAGATCAGGGCATTTGCTGAAAG ggtggagaaggaaaaggcacaGGCAGTTGAACAACAGGCTAAGGTTAGTGAACAGAAGAAGGCAGAGGAATTCAAGGCCCAATTGGAGGCTCAACTAAAACACCAACGATTGGCTGCCCAGCAG AAACGGCTggaacagcagaagcagataCCTACAGTAGGTGTGTCCCCTGCAGTCACTAcatccagcagcactgcaacTACTGTCTCAACACCACAGAAAGTTGTGGTAGGCCCTTTAACGGGCCCAGTCCCCACTGGAACCAAAGTAGTACTTACTACAAAAGTGGGTTCTCCAGCTACAGTAACATTCCAACAGAACAAGAATTTCCATCAGACTTTTGCAACTTGGGTTAAACAAGGCCAATCTTCAACAG CCACTAGCACAGCTGCCACTTCAGCCACAACCATtgccagcacagggcagacCTTCCAGATCTCAGGCAGTCCAGTAACGATGGCAGGGAAAGTGATAACTAAGCTGCCACTCCCTGCAAACAGCAAGATTGTTGCCGTCAATGTGCCATCAACTCAAGGAG gTGTTGTTCAAGTTCAGCAAAAGGTATTGGGTATCATTCCATCAACTACAGGTGCAAGTCAAACATTTACTTCATTCCAGCCAAGGACAGCAACTGTAACCATTAGGCCAAATACCACGGGGACATTAGGAACAACAAGCACTTCACAA GTAGTGCAAGGGACACCGCTTCGCCCTGGTATGACAGTGATACGGACACCACTGCAGCAGTCAACACTTGGGAAGACCATCATTCGAACACCTGTGGTGGTGCAACAAGGTATTCTTCCAGCCA GTCAGACGCAGCAAGTGGTCACTCAGATAATCAGGGGTCAGCCTGTCTCAACAGCAGTTTCTAGTACCAGCACAGCTTCTTCCAGTGCTGGCCAGAAAACAGTCACAAGTTCTGGAACACCACCTCAACAAACACAGCCACAAACCACGCCACAGCCCACTCGCCCTCAGCAGGGACAAGTGAAGCTTACTATGGCCCAGCTCACACAGCTAACACAAGGACAG GGTGGCAGTCAAGGATTAACTGTGGTAATTCAGGGACAAGGTCAAACTACTGGTCAATTACAATTAATCCCTCAGGGTGTGACTGTAATACCTGGTCCAGGACAACAGCTTATGCAAGCAGCTATGCCAAATGGTACAATTCAGAGATTTCTTTTCACCCCACTACCAGCAGCTGCTACTACAGCTAGCACAACTACAACAACAGTTTCTACTTCAACCTCAG CTACAGGGGAGCAGAAGCAAGCTCCACAGGCACAGCCAACATCAGCGCTgccaccagctcagctgcagcctcAGAGTCAGCAGCAAGGCCAGCCTCAAGTACAGAATCAGAGTACTCAGCCCGTGCTGCCGGCCCAGCCGCAGGCTCCTCAGCCAGCGCTTCAGCCTGAAGCTCAGAGCCAGCCTGAAGCTCAGACTGCAGCATCCGCTGACTCTCCAGTCACACCTGAAGCACAGTCATCTAAATCTCCAGTTCAGTCTCCAGCACAGACCCAGGCTCAAGGGCAGTCTCCAGTGCAAGTCCAGAGTCAGCCGCAGACTGCAATCCTTCCACAAGGCCAGTCCCAAGTCCAGCCTCAGCAACCAGCTCAGGTGCAGACTACAACCCAACAACAGATTCAGATGCAGCCCCATGCTCCCATACAAATTCAAGCGCAGCTGCAGCAATCACAACCTCAGGTTCAGACTTCGGTCTCAACCCTTCCAACTACTCAAAGTTTAAATCAGGTTCCTGTGCAATCCCCAACTCGTCCTCAGCTGCAACTTCAGCAGCCTCCAACAAAACTTATTACAGTGCCTCAGCTTCAGCAACAAGTCCAAGTTCTCTCTCAGCTTCAGTCACATGTTGTGGCTCAGATACAAGCCCAACAAGGCAGTGTGCCCCAGCAGATCAAGCTTCAGTTACCTATTCAGATCCAACAAACTAGCCCAGTACAGGCTCACCAGATTCAGAATGTGGTAACAGTTCAAGCAGCTAGTGttcaggagcagctgcagagagttcagcagctcagagagcagcaacagaagaaaaagcagcaacagataGAATTTAAACGTGAGCACACCCTTCAGGCTTCTAATCAAAGTGACATTATCCAGAAACAG GTGGTTATGAAACAGAATGCTGTCATAGAGCACTTGAAACAGAAGAAGACACTGACTcctgcagagagggaagaaaatcagAG aaTGATTGTGTGCAACCAAGTCATGAAATACATTCTGGATAAGattgacaaagaagaaaaacaggcagcTAAGAAACGAAAGCGAGAAGAGAGTGTGGAACAGAAGCGTAGTAAACAGAACGCTACTAAGCTCTCGGCTCTGCTTTTCAAGCATAAAGAACAgctgaaagctgaaatattaaagaaaagagCACTTCTGGACAAAGAACTACAAATTGAAGTGCAG GAGGAGCTAAAGAGAGACTTAtctaaaattaagaaagaaaaagaaaaagcccaggcagctgctgctgctgcagccgccgccgctgctgcagccgctgccgccgccgctgcaCCGCCACCACCGCCgccaccactgccaccaccGCCACCGCAGCAGCACGCAGCCAGcgtcacctcctcctcctccaccacagTCCCAATGCCAGTCTCCTCCCAGAAGAGAAAGcgagaggaggagaaagattCATCAGCGTCCAAgtccaagaaaaagaaaatgatttctACTACctcaaaggaaacaaagaaggaCACAAAGCTTTACTGCATCTGCAAAACGCCTTATGACGAGTCTAA ATTTTACATTGGCTGCGACCGATGTCAGAACTGGTATCACGGGCGCTGTGTTGGCATTTTACAAAGTGAGGCAGATCTCATTGATGAATACGTGTGTCCACAATGTCAGTCCACAGAAGATGCCATGACTGTGCTCAGTCCACTAACCGATAAAGATTACGAAGGTTTAAGAAGAGTACTACGTTCCTTACAG GCTCACAAGATGGCATGGCCGTTCCTAGAACCAGTAGATCCCAATGATGCACCAGATTATTATGGTGTTATTAAAGAACCAATGG ACCTTGCCACCATGGAGGAGAGGATACTGAAACGTTACTACAAGAAAGTCACGGAGTTTGTGGCAGATATGACCAAAATTTTTGATAACTGTCGTTACTACAATCCAAGTGACTCCCCTTTTTACCAATGTGCAGAAGTTCTTGAATCATTCTTTGTACAGAAACTAAAAGGATTTAAGGCAAGCAG GTCCCATAACAACAAACTGCAGTCTACAGCTTCTTAG